In Eulemur rufifrons isolate Redbay chromosome 2, OSU_ERuf_1, whole genome shotgun sequence, the sequence GCATGAGTTGTGCCATTCACAGCAAGGTAGTCAGGAATCATTCTCGGAAAGCCAGCAAGGACCAAACACCTGATTTAGGCCTGCAGGTACTGCCCCACAATGACCACCAAACCCATGTAAGGATCTGAGTCCTTAAGGACTGGAAAAAAACTATCCTCTGGCAAACCAGAATGGGCTCTGGCTGCATTTCTCTGTAAATCTCTTAACTCTGTTCTTTTCCCACTGAAAGCATTGACCTTGGACTAGTGTTCCCATCTCAAGATGGCTACTAGGAACAGCTGTAGCTGTGTGCTCTGACTGAACTATTCTGGATTAAAGTGACCGGGAAGAATTTTGTGTATTGATTAGTTTAAAACAATCTGTAACTGGGAAGTGGAGTGAATCTCAGCCACATTGCTTGGTTACTTTACTTAATGTGGAAAGGGGACATTATGATTGCCCTTGGAAAATCTGCATGGTATTAGACAGGGGAAAGGATATTAGTAAATAATCAAGAATCTGTTATAATCTACAAAAGATAAGTTGtaataattccttaaaataatagctaaaaatattaatttgtgtaGTGCTTCAATAAAAtctatcattttaatttatatgtatcaTCAAAAGTTCTGAATTTTATCTGTCGTCACTTAAAGACATTTCAGACAAAATCCTTTAAAAGTTCAGTCTTGGAAAAGgtgtctttctcttttatttatttattttttttgcagtttGGTGCTCATGATTACATAGCAACAGTTTGTGACCTACTTTACCAACCTGTGAGGATTTCTTCCATTCTAGTACTAGATTCTTCATCCTTCAGCATCATTAAGGTCCTCATTGCAATGAATTAGACTCTtgctttaaaaactttataaGCATCAGACTTTATGTTATGATCATTATTTCTGACACCTATAATTGAAGTACTTgattacttaagaaaaataaagatgtttggTATTCATGATATTGAGATTCATGGTAGCAGTCACATACCTAAATCTTCAGAactaactttgaaaaaataaaataaaatgggctcATTTCTTATATGTAAAACCAAGTATAATGTTAAGCagtatattgattatttttagaaaataaaatattttcattttcctatataGTAAGTCAATTTTAGCTTTCCATTACCTGACAAATTGCTCTAGCAATAATTGGTAATTTTATAATTACCTTGTATTATTTATAGTGAGTCAGTAATTCTACAAAGTGCTATGGGAGACAAGATAAAGGATCTTTAAAACATATcattaattgaaatataatagGATTGGAGAAATATATTGTTCATATACTtgctatgttattttttaaatagttttacatAGCTTATCATAAATTGCCTTTAGCAAATAGTTGTGACTTTTATAATGTGCAAATGGCATGCACCTAGAGGAACTCTATAGCTCCTTAAGATTTTTGCTGATGATTTGGAGTAGAGGCTACGCAGCAAAATCACCCAGGAACTCTGAAAAAATACCTGtttcccagagattttgatttcaTTGCTCTGCAGTGGGGTCAGTGCATCTGTCATTTTATAAGCTCTCCCAGGTGATTGTAATGAGGAGCCAAGGTAGAGAACCACTAATTTAAAGGACTTTGAATATCACACAAATAGGGCACAAGTTAAtaacttcagaaaaagaaatgaatgtgtAATGTATTATACCAGACAAGTGGTGTAAATAAATGCCCATGAAAGTTATCAGCATTGTCAGAAAAAAAAGTTGTTAAggctccttttaaaaaatgagtttaaggccaggcgcggtggctcatgcctgtaatcctagcactctgggaggcggagacaggcagatcgtttgagctcaggagtttgagaccagcctgagcaagagtgagacccctctctactaaaaaaaaaaaaaaaaaatagaaattagctggacaactaaaaatatatagaaaaaattagccgtgcatgcctgtggtggtgcctgcctgtggtcccagctactcgggaggctgaggcagtaggattgcttgaacccaggagtttgaggttgctgtgagctaggctgatgccacgacactctagcccaggcaacagagtgagactgtctcaaaaaataaaaattaaaaattaaaaaatgagtttaagGACCAGGTGTGGGtggctggagtccaggagttcaaggctgtactGTAGTTCACTGTGATCACGcctgtaaatagccactgcactatagtctggacaacaaagcaagacctcatctctaacaaaaaaaaaagagagagagagagagagagttgattACTAATCTAGTCTAGCTCCAATGTGGTGAGGGGGAGGGACTATGCCTTAATGTGAGACCTTGACCACAATGCTCGAGTAGTTAGGCGatgaatgtttattaaatatgtgAATGAAGGAAGAGTCATGCTTTATTCAGGACAGTGGATGCTTAATCcatatcagagaaatgaaaatcttaaCTTACTTTTAAAGCCTGCCAACTACAAAGAAAGCATAATATTCCTTCTGTAAAGCTCCTTTTACATTGCAAagcaattttgtatttattaacttattcatACATTTCCAATCTTAACAATACATGGTCAGGAAAATCCTTTTTAACCCCAGTTACAGAAGAAAAGCTATAACTACATGGGAGCCTGACAGTAATATTGGATCAAGTTAGCATGAGaaataatacttttcaaaatataacaTTTGGGCCAGTCTAATAAGTGTTAGAGAAGATGagttattcagtaaatggtgtttGTATAGTAGGCTATcgatttggaaaataaagttatACAAAATAAGTTCCAGATGGCTCAAACAGTTAAATACAGATAGAATGAGAATTTAGAAGACAAtttaggagatttttaaaaatgtgatcatTGAAGGATGGGGAAGGCCTTAATCAAAACCCTAAATGCAGAAGTCTTAAAAGGAGCTACTAGGAGTTACCGTACTGTGATAGGTGAGGAATCTGATTTCAGACAACTTGGgttcatttccatttctatttttttgcagctgtatgaccttggatcTAAATATCCTATAAACATCTAAAAAGATGTTTAcaaggaaatgcatattaaaacaatgCACTATATTATTCTTTGCCTTTCCAATTGGCAAAAATTTATAAGAATTGGAAGGAGTGtggaaaaaaaagagtacattCCTCATATTCTATTGGGAGAGTATAGATCAATACAGCCttttttttgaagaatgaatTGGCAATATCTGTTGAAAGTTAAAATGAGCATGTCCTTTGACTGAGCAATTCCAGTTCTAAATATCTATCctagagaaataattataaattttaaaataaatatgtactagGATTGTTAGTGAGGCAtgtttaaaatagctaaaaactgTAATATTCCAAATGTTTATCAATATGGGAATTAATCTTTTGGGGGTAAGTAGGGAAGAGGAATCCTTTTTTTGAAAACCTGTAGGTATCTGTAATTTTGCTGTGAAAAACTACTAAAAATGGTTTTAGacaatatttttcctaaaaattgttAGCTAATGTTTTATACTAAGTAGCAATTGTAAGACATAGCTAATTGTAATCATATCATATTTTGAGTGTCTTtcaataaacaaattttttatctacttttttgcAGAATGGAAACAGATTATAATCCCATGGAGCTAAGCAGTATGTCAGGATTTGAAGAAGGTTCAGACCTTAATGGTTTTGAAGGAACTGATGTGAAAGACATGAGGCTGGAAGCAGAAGCAGTTGTAAATGATGTTCTCTTTGCTGTTAACAACATGTTTGTCTCAAAAAGCCTGCGCTGTGCAGACGATGTGGCTTATATCAATGTAGAAACTAAGGAAAGGAACAGATACTGCCTGGAGCTCACTGAAGCAGGACTTAAGGTAActcacttttctttttagaaaaaaaagtatatctttaccactttatcaaaaagttgaGGGGAGTAGGGAGGTGGAGGGTGTTAAATGAGAACACTCAatagctttcaatttttttttttttttaatggaaaacttTTCCTAgggatttttattaattttagagtCTTTTGATCAATGTatggaaattgaatttttttaaaaagaaggaacatTTGATTTGCAGAGTAATACTTTGTTTTAATCATCACTCCCAAAACTAATTTATTTCTCACCTATAGCTAAATGTGTCCACCAAAATTATTATGCATTCTCTGCATTGAATGAGTTTTGCAATCATTGTGTTGAAAGGGTCTTTGTCCATCTCTTATAAATGTCTCTTCTATTAAGACAACATACTTGACTTCACTGTTTTCCAGCTCTTAGATCACAATTAAATCAGAATAGAACATTCCGCCCCCAAATTTCCAAGAGTGTCCTTTCAGCCCTTTATTATGAGTATATCTTTATTACGAGTGAGCTCTTCTAGGCAGATTGACCTTTCTGTGTTCTTTAAATGAGAATCATGAGTTTAGAATAGTAGAAAGCATCACCTGAGAGCAACTTTTCgttaaaaaatatgtgtatattatgaTAATCTTTGACCTACTAAACAAAGGGATGGACattagaaaatctaaaatttagTTTTGACTTTACTAATCAGTAAATCTTTATACTTGGTCAAAGGTTGCtaacttttctgtttctctgtatctGTGAAGAGTAGTTGCACATTATCATAAAGTAGAGAGCAAGGCCTAAGCAAGTAAGAATGTCACATAATATTGTGTTAAACAAGTACATgagtatttctttatttcactagATTCAGTTTGCTGAAGATGAATCGTGTGtactatatatttttgatagagtAAATTGCAAGACTAGCATCTTTACTACTCTAAATTTCCTCAACTGTCGTGTAGATAGCTGCTTAGCTTTAGGAGTAGTGCCTGAGTTGAGTAATTTTTGTGCACTCCTTTTCAAATCCTTAAATTTGTACTAAAAGCTTGTAATGTTTAGCAGTGGATCTTGCTGggcgtggtagtgcatgcctataatcccagctacttgagaagctgaggcaggaggactgcttgagcccaggagttcaagaccagcctgggcaacatagtaaggtATGTTCACATAAGGTAGCTGTGGTGAGGTATAAGTTCTGATCAGAGAGTCAGAAGTCTTAAATGTGAATTTGAGTGATCTTGGGTGAGTCAGTCTACCCTTCAGAGTCCATGCTACTTTATCTATAACCCAgagattaaaaaactaaaaaggatTTTGGGGATGATTATATGACAAGTGGTATGGAAAGATATGGATCAGTCACAAAACCTGTCATGTACTAGgtgctcaaatatttgtttttttagtctGATtgagttaccatttattgagcgaCTATCCTGCGTCAGCAGTTGGAAATCAAACCATGAATAAGACATGATCCCTTTCCACCAGGAAGATCACAGTCTAGCAGGTATAAGAGGAAGGCAAGCAGAACTGTACTGTACTACACCTATACAGAGTGCAGTGATCGAGCATGGCTTTGAAGAGGTGGGATTCGTTTTCCCTAGGTGTCTGCCTGTGCTTTTCGTTTTAAAACAATACTCAGCTTCTTTTTCTAACATAAACTTTCATCTTCTATGGcttaaatgtcataaaaatttataatttatagaagGAGTTTACAAGCTTTCGTCGAgttagcaaaaacaaaattaattttaccctATACTGTGCTGGGGAACCATGATATatcttattaatataattttgtcaAAGAGAAGAATTTTAACTATGTTTACGGGGTGGGGGGAACCCACAGAATAACATTCCCTTTTATCTCATAGTTGAGCATTCGTTCCCTGTCAGATAAACATATTAGGTGAACATGGCCTTTCAGATTACTAATTAGAAAGTTAAAGAGttattaaaactaataattaaaataattattaaaataataaactaaatttctAGGAATAAAGGATTGCAagctaaatattataaataatgattaaaatatgaaCTCATATTATCTATTATAGTACTTTAATATAGTAGACCCTCAATATGTGGAATTAAATAGAGTGAATAATAGAAGcatgttttgaaatacaaaaatgaaatactgtttttgtgtagttttttaaattctttctctacatttttttttagaatcaaGAGTAGGTAAATGaaaccttttaaattttgaaaaaagaattctataaGGAGCATTTTACTGGTATTGTTTCTATGCTATATGTTACACGTTATAAGTTGCTTAAATATTAAAGGTTGTGATAAAAACATGCATATTCTGACTTATATTGAGAAATAGTGTCATTAGATTCTTACCCGTATAAACACTTGGTTTTCGTTCTGTACCAAGATGAACTAATTCCCTGTTGCATTTCTCTTGCAGGTGGTAGGTTATGCTTTTGACCAGGTGGATGATCATTTACAGACTCCCTACCATGAAACTGTCTACTCTCTGTTGGATACGCTCAGCCCTGCCTACCGGGAAGCATTTGGAAACGCACTCCTTCAAAGACTGGAAGCTTTGAAAAGGGATGGACAGTCATGActaagctttttttattttagaggggACTGGTGCTGGTACAGAATGTTGACATAAAGCTTGAAATTCTTGCATATGGTCATGAAAAGTGCATCTTTGGTTTTGTGTCCTTATCACTTGCTTCAAATTTAGGCTTTTGACTCAGATGATTATTGAATAATGAATTGGCTTAGTTTCGGATTCACTAAAGGAATTCTGAGGCCATTGCTGTGATACTATCATTAAGTCATTCACATTTCTTCATATGCTATCTCTGCATTTCAAACCCtaatcagtatttcatttttttaattacaggGCTTTGATGCTGCCGGCACTCTCTTTTACATAAGAAATTCTAGATTTGCACAGTAATATAGGAATTAGAATTACCTAACTTTAAACTTTGATTCAGCCTGCTAAATCAGGGGCTCACTACTAGCTTGGACTGACTTTGTAGTAATTATTTTGCTACTAGCCTTATTGGAAACAAATTATCAACTAGTTTCCCCTGCACAAATTTTGAAATTCACTGCTTCACTTTATATTACTATTAGGAATTGATAaagatgaattattaatatatattacttaattagtattaaatgaaaaacagggaCGGAAATAGTTCTGTATTCCGTGTTTGCAACAGCCAGCCAACTGAGCAGAGGTCGAACCATTAGCAAATGAATGTAATACTCACTCGTATCCAAGATATCTAAGCACATAAGCAAATACAGGAACagtctccatttcttttcttaacaAAAAACATCGTCAGTGTGTGATTTAAAAGAAGATTCTGGTTTCCTAGAAGACAATATTTTGGCCTGTGTTGATTCTTATTCTAAATGTTTGTTTACATAATGTACAGTATATATTCAGAAAGTATTTTTGCTTCAACGTTTACTGTAGTGCTTTGGTATTCCCACAGCACCCCACCTTCCCCAATAGATGTACAGTGTTCTGTCTCAATGCTAAATCTGCAATGTAATATGAGTGCATTGTATGGGTTTGAAACCAAAGGAGAATGAAGCATTCAGAGACTTAATATTTGAAAAAGGGATactctgtattttatattttattataagtaCTGATATTTGTAAACTTAATAAACTGTACCATGCTGCCGCATGTTTTCAAGTACATGTTGAAAAATAAGGATTGGGGAGTTTTTTTAATGGTCACCTAAAGCAGCTGCTGTAACAATGTTGAACTAAGCTTCTGCATCTGGACACACCTTCATAAATTTGTCATCTGCacattttttttaccattattaaaaaatagatactTTTAGGCTCTGAAGATCATGTGGACCAGAATAAGTTAAATTTCAGTTCGCATCACAATTCATTGTTAAACTTCATTGGAATGCTTTAATTATGTTTGGTAATATATATTCATGCTCAGCTTTATTTTCAGATGCTTAACTGGGCAATGAAGTCTAACTTCAGGTTGAACTTTCTCATGCTTAATCTCAGGCTAAATGTAAATGATATttgtaaagtttaaataaaattctgtttactCATTTTGAGTTAAGTATGGAGAAAAGTGATTGtatgtttaaaagttaaaattgttCATTTTGTGATAAATGATTGATTCCAAGAgcttctgtttccattttttaatcctgcgttgttacatttttatttgaagtgAGTTGCTCTTTTTATTACtatgaaagaacagaaagagaggACATTAGTGAAACTATACAGATATACTGGAGAAAATAGATATGAAAACCTCCATTTTACCTAGACTGTTGAAAGAACTTTACCAGATAAATTAAGCCTGATTTcacttccaaaggaaaaaaaactcttacaaatcaataagaaaaaagatgagaACAATGGGCAAATAATATGATTAAACAACTCTGGAAAAAATACAGATGTATTTTGTTGCCACTTGAAATATGTTCAACCCAACCAGTAATTCAagacaggaaaattaaaaagaattgggCCAGTTCACCTAATAATTTTGTGATTTctcttatttaaatataataccagTAAGGATTTAGTGAGGGGGCATTCTTACATTCTTTTGGAGGCTATATTGGTGAAGTCTTTCTGGAAACATTGGTAATAGAGCCTCTACAAAGTTGATAACTCCTGAACTGGCAGTCTAGCATTGGGGAATGATTCAGCAAAAGATAAAGTACAAGGatgttcattttctctaatgaAAAATTGGGAAGGCTTTAAAGAGTtcatctttttatatctttttgatgGAAAAGTATGCAACcattaaaaaccaagaaaaatggTGATGGGGAAATATTAGGCTACATGAAAAAAGCAGGATATAAAACTATACatgctatattttgaaaaatcatgtaacaagtaaaattgaaataagattttaataGTAGTCATCAGTGGGTGGTAAGATAAGGtaactttcattttcattatgcTTTTCCACATTTCCTACATTATTTTGTATGTACTAATTAGAAGGCAGAAATGCAATAGATACGACAGGATTTGAGCTAGCTGAAGAATATTTCTCTAGCAAAAGCATCAAGCCTTGCTGAATTTTATCTGCTCCTCATCCTTGAAGAGGCAGTATGACGATGAGGAGAGAAGAGTGCACACCTCATTTCCCATAATGACAGTCTTCCCACCTTTCCTCCAGGTCCGGAATCAATCATACTCACACAGCAAATCAGCTGCTAGTGGTGTACTTAACCATTAGTTTCTTCCATTGCACACTGTGCTATTCTCTCTCCAGtgttcaaaaacaaaatgtgctGTTTGAATGTTAAGGGAGATAGAATAGGAAGACACTGAGATTTTGATATGTACCACATTGACTTTAGAACTTTCCCTTCAATTATTTTATGGGTGACATAGCCAAGACTTGGATAGATTGAGAGACTTGCTCAGCAGCCCCCCCAGGAGCAGTAGAATTGGGTCAGAACCCAAGTCTGATTCTGCCAGCTGTCCCTATACAGTATATGTCAAAAGCCATCACATGAACTTTGTGGTTATATGAAAGCTGAttttaagagaaggaaggaataacaAAGGAAAGATAAGCTGG encodes:
- the GSKIP gene encoding GSK3B-interacting protein, producing the protein METDYNPMELSSMSGFEEGSDLNGFEGTDVKDMRLEAEAVVNDVLFAVNNMFVSKSLRCADDVAYINVETKERNRYCLELTEAGLKVVGYAFDQVDDHLQTPYHETVYSLLDTLSPAYREAFGNALLQRLEALKRDGQS